One Tolypothrix bouteillei VB521301 DNA window includes the following coding sequences:
- a CDS encoding glycosyltransferase family 4 protein, whose amino-acid sequence MKVLYDISWLGTGFYHPPCRTGIFRVVENLAYGLKNSQECDLIFCTHGISLRLCEVLGYLESNPELAKVPLSYNSKNVKFRRSFYKVYQELNQKLTDIPASQKLTPEILRLRALRKVLTYVAQSVEFFYQPITPNSLAEAEIYHSPYEAIPDEIRKAATPIKKILTVHDLIPIIHPDFFEFNKDTVEKALSSLDPESWILCVSQSTKDDLCNYSSIIDPSKVFVTHLAASKLFYPCLDSQEIEATCGKYNIPNAPYILSLSTLEPRKNIDLTIRCFLQLIQQEKIQDLNLVLVGAKGWKYDKVFAEISKNPILKDRIITTGYVADEDLAAVYSGAIAFVYPSFYEGFGLPPLEAMQCGVPVITSNTSSLPEVVGDAGIMLDPKDADGLCHSLFELYNQPGLRKSMSYKSLEQAKKFSWEKCTQQTLTAYKTAISF is encoded by the coding sequence GGAACTGGATTTTATCATCCTCCTTGTCGCACGGGAATTTTTAGAGTTGTTGAGAATTTGGCTTATGGTCTGAAAAATTCACAAGAGTGCGATTTAATTTTCTGTACGCATGGCATTTCTTTAAGATTATGTGAGGTTCTTGGTTACTTAGAATCAAATCCAGAACTCGCGAAAGTCCCTCTAAGTTATAACAGCAAAAACGTAAAATTTAGACGAAGTTTCTACAAGGTTTATCAAGAACTCAACCAAAAACTGACAGACATTCCAGCTTCACAAAAACTAACACCTGAGATATTAAGGCTTAGGGCGCTCAGAAAGGTTTTGACTTACGTAGCGCAAAGTGTAGAATTCTTTTATCAACCGATTACACCCAACAGTCTTGCTGAAGCAGAGATATATCATTCACCTTATGAGGCAATTCCGGATGAAATAAGAAAAGCAGCAACTCCTATAAAAAAAATTCTCACAGTACACGATTTAATTCCAATTATACATCCAGATTTTTTTGAATTTAATAAGGATACTGTCGAAAAAGCTCTATCAAGTTTAGATCCTGAGTCTTGGATTTTATGTGTTTCTCAATCAACTAAAGATGACTTATGCAATTACTCAAGCATTATTGACCCTTCTAAAGTTTTTGTCACTCACTTAGCTGCTTCAAAACTTTTCTACCCTTGCTTGGATTCTCAAGAAATTGAAGCAACGTGTGGTAAATATAACATACCAAACGCACCCTATATACTCAGTTTAAGTACCTTAGAACCCCGGAAAAATATTGACCTGACAATTCGATGTTTTCTTCAGCTCATTCAGCAAGAAAAGATTCAAGATTTAAATCTCGTTTTGGTTGGGGCAAAAGGTTGGAAGTATGACAAAGTTTTTGCCGAAATCTCCAAAAATCCTATCTTAAAAGACCGCATTATCACCACAGGCTACGTTGCGGATGAAGATTTGGCGGCTGTATACAGTGGTGCGATCGCCTTTGTTTATCCCTCCTTCTACGAAGGTTTTGGTCTACCTCCCTTGGAAGCCATGCAGTGCGGTGTTCCTGTCATTACTTCCAATACCTCTTCGTTACCTGAAGTGGTTGGTGATGCTGGAATCATGCTTGACCCCAAAGACGCTGATGGGCTTTGTCACAGTTTGTTTGAGCTTTACAACCAGCCCGGATTGCGAAAGTCCATGTCATACAAATCTCTAGAGCAGGCAAAAAAATTTAGTTGGGAAAAATGTACTCAACAAACACTGACTG